The Takifugu flavidus isolate HTHZ2018 chromosome 17, ASM371156v2, whole genome shotgun sequence genome contains a region encoding:
- the LOC130513535 gene encoding histone H4: MSGRGKGGKGLGKGGAKRHRKVLRDNIQGITKPAIRRLARRGGVKRISGLIYEETRGVLKVFLENVIRDAVTYTEHAKRKTVTAMDVVYALKRQGRTLYGFGG; the protein is encoded by the coding sequence ATGTCTGgaagaggaaagggaggaaaaggtcTCGGTAAAGGAGGCGCCAAGCGGCACCGGAAGGTTCTCCGTGATAACATCCAGGGCATCACCAAACCAGCCATCCGCCGTCTGGCTCGCCGCGGGGGGGTGAAGCGAATCTCTGGGCTGATCTACGAGGAGACCCGCGGTGTGCTGAAGGTGTTCCTGGAGAACGTGATCCGTGACGCCGTCACCTACACCGAGCACGCCAAGAGGAAGACCGTCACCGCCATGGACGTGGTCTATGCTCTGAAGAGGCAGGGACGCACTCTGTACGGCTTCGGCGGTTAA